In candidate division TA06 bacterium B3_TA06, the following are encoded in one genomic region:
- a CDS encoding site-specific DNA-methyltransferase, with translation MDQEPRNQLYFGDNLEVLRENIASESVDLVYLDPPFNSKATYNVLFKEAEGTPSAAQIEAFTDFWHWDEVSARTYHELVTGGQAPPALVDLLQGFEQFLGHNDMLAYLVMMAPRLVELKRVLKPTGSIYLHCDPTAGHYLKILMDAVFGVKNFVNEIIWQKIRVGKAQSHQFAKLQDVIFFYSKTNKNTFNQLRMPPSQGYIDKYYTNVEEETGRRYQLISFIQGGEGPPRRFGDRILKPPAGKHWIWSQERIDEAMEKGWLVFTDPNKPRLKRYLDQYEGKNIGTIWTDIFPINAVAKERLGYPTQKPVALLERILQASSNEGDVVLDPFCGCGTTIAAAQALGRRWIGIDITYLAINLIKNRLADHFGEEVEYEVHGIPKDWESARELAEATDRPRKEFELWALSLVNARPKGDPTKKGGADKGIDGIRFFIDGKQRKYQKVIVQVKSDAKPKVSYVRDLVGTMQREKAVMGALILLYEPSERSDIPAEAASAGFYHSEIMNKDYPKVQVLTVKGLLEGTERLKIPQIAPDDVTFKRAERITKDKDKQKKLDV, from the coding sequence ATGGATCAGGAGCCGCGCAACCAGCTATACTTCGGGGATAATCTGGAGGTCTTGCGGGAGAACATCGCCTCGGAGTCGGTGGATTTGGTTTATCTCGACCCGCCGTTCAACTCCAAGGCGACGTATAACGTATTGTTCAAGGAGGCTGAGGGCACGCCGTCTGCGGCGCAGATCGAAGCGTTTACCGACTTCTGGCACTGGGACGAGGTCTCGGCCCGCACATATCACGAGCTTGTGACCGGTGGTCAGGCTCCGCCCGCGCTGGTAGACCTGCTTCAGGGTTTCGAGCAGTTCCTAGGGCACAACGACATGCTGGCGTATCTGGTGATGATGGCTCCGCGCCTGGTGGAGCTGAAGCGCGTGCTGAAACCGACCGGCTCCATCTACCTGCACTGCGACCCCACCGCTGGGCATTATCTGAAGATACTTATGGATGCGGTGTTCGGGGTCAAGAACTTCGTTAATGAAATCATCTGGCAGAAAATTCGTGTTGGTAAAGCCCAGAGTCACCAGTTCGCTAAATTGCAAGACGTTATCTTCTTTTACAGTAAAACTAATAAAAATACTTTCAACCAATTAAGGATGCCTCCATCTCAAGGATACATCGATAAATACTACACCAATGTTGAAGAAGAAACAGGGAGAAGATATCAGTTAATAAGTTTCATCCAAGGGGGTGAAGGACCTCCACGTCGGTTTGGAGATAGAATATTAAAACCACCCGCAGGTAAACATTGGATTTGGTCACAAGAGCGAATTGATGAGGCGATGGAGAAAGGTTGGTTGGTTTTCACTGACCCTAATAAGCCTAGACTTAAGAGATACCTAGATCAATATGAGGGTAAGAATATTGGTACAATTTGGACTGATATCTTTCCCATCAATGCGGTTGCTAAGGAACGTCTTGGCTATCCTACTCAGAAGCCAGTCGCTTTACTCGAACGCATCCTTCAAGCCTCTTCCAACGAGGGAGACGTGGTGCTTGACCCGTTCTGCGGGTGCGGAACTACCATTGCCGCCGCGCAAGCGCTGGGCCGCCGCTGGATAGGCATAGACATAACCTACCTTGCCATAAACCTCATCAAGAACCGGCTGGCTGACCACTTTGGTGAAGAGGTAGAATATGAGGTGCACGGAATCCCCAAGGACTGGGAATCGGCGCGCGAACTGGCCGAAGCCACCGACCGTCCCCGCAAGGAGTTCGAGCTGTGGGCGCTGTCATTAGTTAATGCAAGACCGAAGGGTGATCCTACCAAAAAAGGCGGCGCAGACAAGGGCATTGACGGCATCCGCTTCTTCATAGACGGCAAACAGCGCAAGTATCAAAAGGTTATCGTTCAGGTGAAGAGCGACGCCAAACCCAAGGTCTCATACGTGCGTGACTTAGTCGGCACCATGCAGCGGGAAAAGGCGGTCATGGGCGCGTTGATATTGCTCTACGAACCTTCCGAGCGCTCCGACATCCCCGCAGAGGCGGCATCGGCAGGGTTCTACCATTCGGAGATTATGAACAAGGACTACCCCAAGGTG
- a CDS encoding peptidylprolyl isomerase has translation MRKALCIIATIFFILAGVSCGPKQQEAEAAKKIYAAIEVEERGIMWFELYPENAPNGVAQFTRLAKEGFYDGLLFWHISDKGLVQSGCPSNDGTGHAGNLIKEEIEATLHHERGTLSMINFGRPWTTSSQFIICRKAVPELDGRYTIIGKLMKGEEVLDEIERNDKIKTVTVKEE, from the coding sequence ATGCGAAAGGCGCTTTGTATAATCGCGACAATATTTTTTATCCTGGCAGGGGTAAGCTGCGGGCCAAAACAGCAGGAAGCCGAGGCTGCGAAAAAAATCTATGCCGCTATCGAGGTAGAAGAACGCGGCATAATGTGGTTCGAGCTGTACCCTGAGAATGCCCCTAATGGGGTGGCCCAGTTCACGAGGCTTGCCAAGGAAGGCTTCTACGACGGCCTGCTTTTCTGGCATATCTCAGATAAGGGGTTGGTTCAGTCCGGCTGTCCGAGCAACGACGGAACCGGTCACGCCGGCAATCTAATCAAGGAGGAGATCGAGGCGACCCTTCACCATGAGCGGGGAACGCTTTCCATGATCAACTTCGGCAGACCCTGGACCACCTCCTCGCAGTTTATCATCTGCCGCAAGGCCGTGCCGGAGCTGGACGGCCGCTACACCATAATAGGGAAGCTTATGAAAGGAGAGGAGGTCCTTGACGAGATAGAGAGGAATGATAAGATCAAAACGGTAACCGTCAAGGAAGAGTAG
- the rlmN gene encoding 23S rRNA (adenine(2503)-C(2))-methyltransferase RlmN — protein sequence MKIDIKNLTLDQLHQELAKLDLPSFRARQIFKWIWQKGIKDWELMTDIAKPLRERLAERYRISSLKLKNRVGSAKEGAVKHLFELAGGERIESVWLKDGTRRTVCVSTQVGCSFACRFCRTADMGFVRNLTPAEIAGQVLKIAKGQTERITNVVFMGMGEPFLNYDASLDAARILNGDFGLNIGARKITLSTVGIVPGIRSFAEEPEQFKLAVSLNAADQETRERIMPIAKRYPLKELIPAVREYIEIKGKRVTFEYVLLAGINDRRKDAENLTLLLAGIPCKINLIPFNPYPDASFDVPSDEDVKRFREWLMPDLPAVTLRKSLGAAILAGCGQLATSSLNEKEK from the coding sequence GTGAAGATAGATATCAAGAACCTGACCCTTGATCAACTACACCAGGAGTTGGCCAAACTCGACCTGCCAAGCTTCCGTGCCAGGCAGATATTCAAATGGATATGGCAGAAGGGTATAAAGGATTGGGAGCTAATGACCGACATCGCCAAGCCTCTGCGCGAGCGCTTGGCCGAGCGCTATCGCATCTCGAGTCTCAAGCTCAAGAACCGGGTGGGATCGGCTAAAGAAGGTGCGGTAAAGCACCTCTTCGAGCTGGCGGGCGGCGAACGAATCGAATCCGTATGGCTCAAGGATGGAACCCGACGCACGGTATGTGTATCAACCCAGGTGGGCTGTTCTTTTGCGTGCCGCTTCTGCCGCACCGCAGATATGGGATTTGTACGAAACCTCACGCCTGCCGAGATTGCAGGTCAGGTCTTAAAGATTGCCAAAGGTCAGACCGAGCGGATAACCAACGTGGTGTTCATGGGGATGGGCGAGCCGTTCTTAAATTACGATGCTTCTCTGGACGCGGCAAGGATACTTAACGGTGACTTCGGCTTAAACATCGGCGCGCGCAAGATTACACTATCCACCGTGGGGATAGTGCCGGGTATCAGGAGTTTCGCAGAAGAGCCTGAGCAGTTCAAGCTGGCCGTGTCTCTGAACGCGGCAGATCAGGAGACGCGAGAACGCATCATGCCCATCGCCAAGCGTTATCCGTTGAAGGAGCTTATCCCTGCTGTTAGGGAGTATATCGAGATCAAAGGCAAGCGGGTGACCTTCGAGTACGTTCTTCTTGCAGGGATAAACGACCGCCGCAAGGACGCGGAAAATCTTACTCTGCTCCTTGCCGGGATACCATGCAAGATAAACCTTATTCCCTTCAACCCTTATCCTGACGCCAGCTTCGATGTGCCGAGCGATGAGGACGTGAAACGTTTCCGGGAATGGCTCATGCCTGATCTGCCAGCGGTCACCTTACGCAAGAGCTTAGGCGCAGCCATACTCGCGGGATGTGGACAATTAGCGACTTCTTCCCTCAACGAAAAGGAAAAATAA